One genomic window of Bradyrhizobium sp. CCGE-LA001 includes the following:
- a CDS encoding DMT family transporter has protein sequence MSATGQTTAADTSGHGWIANQPYLLLSITALCWAGNAIVGRLAAGHIPPVTLSFLRWFFAFLLVLPFAWKHLAQDWPAIRGRLGLMVTLSITGIGAFNTLQYWALEHTQALNTLLLQSAAPLIVALWSLAILGVRLTAAQAFGVLLSMCGVLTILLHGDFTTLSNIEFNKGDLIFIVALVIFGLYSVLTLKRPPMHGLSFLAFTFGCGAACLIPLEIWELLARPVMKLDGPNLLTLFYVAVFPSTLAYLCFNRGVRLIGANRAAPFFHVVPVFGSIMAIAFLGEHPQIFHFIGFALVLSGVFVASRKQAT, from the coding sequence ATGTCCGCCACCGGCCAGACCACCGCCGCCGACACCTCCGGTCACGGCTGGATCGCCAACCAGCCATACCTGCTGCTCAGCATCACCGCGCTGTGCTGGGCCGGCAACGCCATCGTCGGCCGTCTCGCCGCCGGCCACATCCCGCCGGTTACCCTCTCCTTCCTGCGCTGGTTCTTCGCCTTCCTCCTGGTGCTGCCGTTCGCCTGGAAGCATCTTGCGCAGGACTGGCCCGCGATCCGCGGGCGGCTCGGCCTGATGGTGACGCTCTCGATCACCGGCATCGGCGCCTTCAACACGCTGCAATATTGGGCGCTGGAGCACACCCAGGCGCTGAACACGCTGCTGCTGCAGTCGGCCGCGCCGTTGATCGTGGCGCTGTGGTCGCTGGCCATCCTCGGCGTCCGACTCACCGCGGCGCAGGCCTTCGGCGTGCTGCTGTCGATGTGCGGCGTACTGACGATCCTGCTGCATGGCGATTTCACCACGCTTTCGAACATCGAGTTCAACAAGGGTGACCTCATTTTCATCGTCGCGCTCGTGATCTTCGGGCTCTATTCGGTGCTGACGTTGAAGCGGCCGCCGATGCACGGCCTGTCGTTCCTCGCCTTCACCTTCGGCTGCGGCGCCGCCTGTCTCATTCCGCTGGAGATCTGGGAGCTGCTCGCGCGCCCCGTGATGAAGCTCGACGGACCGAACCTGTTGACGCTGTTCTACGTCGCGGTGTTCCCCTCGACGCTGGCCTATCTCTGCTTCAATCGCGGTGTCCGCCTGATCGGCGCCAACCGCGCCGCCCCGTTCTTCCACGTCGTGCCGGTGTTCGGTTCGATCATGGCGATCGCATTCCTCGGCGAGCACCCGCAGATCTTCCATTTCATCGGCTTTGCCTTGGTGCTGTCGGGCGTGTTCGTGGCTTCGCGAAAGCAGGCGACGTAA
- a CDS encoding DMT family transporter has product MTIASPAPPASNPASWLNNQPYLLLSLTSLFWAGNIVLARHVGAHVPPLTITTIRWFGVFLILLPFAWPHLKRDWPALRGSLRLMLFLSLVGFAFNNAISYWAMQYTEALNALLIQSAGPLFVALWSLVLFGVRLTGAQLAGIAISLVGVLIIILRGDLAALAGISFNRGDLMFASSLVAFGLYSAFIPRRPKIHQLSFLSFTTCCGATMLLPAAIWEAASGYVLHFDGITLATLGYILIFPSTLAYLFFNRGVALIGPNRAAPFFHLVPVFGSAMAIVLLGEKLQAFHLIGYALVLAGVVIASRQGSAVK; this is encoded by the coding sequence ATGACGATCGCTTCGCCCGCGCCACCGGCCTCGAATCCGGCCAGTTGGCTCAACAACCAACCATATCTGCTGCTCAGCCTGACCTCGCTGTTCTGGGCCGGCAACATCGTGCTCGCGCGCCATGTCGGTGCACATGTGCCGCCGTTGACCATCACCACGATCCGCTGGTTCGGCGTGTTCCTGATCCTGTTGCCGTTCGCCTGGCCGCACCTGAAGCGCGACTGGCCCGCCTTGCGGGGCAGCCTGCGTCTGATGCTGTTCCTGTCGCTGGTGGGCTTCGCCTTCAACAACGCGATCTCGTACTGGGCGATGCAATATACGGAGGCGTTGAACGCGCTCCTGATCCAGTCGGCAGGCCCCCTGTTCGTGGCGCTGTGGTCGCTGGTGCTGTTCGGCGTGCGGCTGACCGGCGCGCAGCTCGCCGGCATCGCGATCTCGCTGGTCGGCGTGCTGATCATCATCCTGCGCGGCGATCTTGCCGCGCTCGCCGGCATCAGCTTCAACCGGGGTGACCTCATGTTCGCCTCCTCGCTGGTGGCGTTCGGGCTCTACTCGGCCTTCATCCCGCGGCGGCCGAAGATCCACCAGCTCTCCTTTCTGTCCTTCACCACCTGCTGCGGCGCCACGATGCTGCTGCCCGCTGCGATCTGGGAGGCGGCCAGCGGCTACGTGCTGCATTTTGATGGGATCACGCTGGCGACGCTGGGCTATATCCTGATATTTCCCTCGACGCTGGCCTATCTCTTCTTCAACCGCGGCGTGGCGCTGATCGGGCCGAACCGCGCCGCGCCGTTCTTTCATCTGGTGCCGGTGTTCGGCTCGGCGATGGCGATCGTCCTGCTCGGCGAAAAGCTGCAGGCGTTCCACCTGATCGGCTACGCGCTGGTGCTCGCCGGCGTCGTGATCGCCTCGCGCCAGGGCTCTGCGGTGAAGTAA